One genomic region from Oncorhynchus tshawytscha isolate Ot180627B unplaced genomic scaffold, Otsh_v2.0 Un_contig_1273_pilon_pilon, whole genome shotgun sequence encodes:
- the LOC121844963 gene encoding DNA-binding protein inhibitor ID-4-like — MKATTPVRPQKDTSSSSGNELSLHYLSDHSLNIARSRLQEEEQLCLQDDMNQCYSRLKRLVPTIPQDKKVSKVEILQHVIDYILDLQLALETHPSLLKQQTGTMTGTCPPSPVSNRTPLTVLNTDHQRMSTGKKDDSVLCR; from the exons ATGAAGGCTACTACTCCCGTCCGCCCCCAGAAGGATACCTcaagcagcagcggcaacgagcTTTCTTTACACTACCTCTCGGATCACAGCCTGAACATCGCTCGGTCGAGGTTGCAGGAAGAAGAGCAGCTGTGTCTGCAGGACGATATGAACCAGTGTTACAGTCGCCTCAAGCGCCTCGTACCCACCATACCGCAGGATAAGAaagtcagcaaagtggagatccTTCAGCACGTCATAGATTACATCTTGGACCTGCAGCTCGCGCTGGAGACGCACCCTTCCCTCCTGAAACAACAGACGGGGACCATGACGGGGACGTGCCCGCCGTCCCCAGTCTCTAACCGGACACCACTAACGGTTCTCAACACAGACCACCAG AGGATGTCAACAGGCAAAAAGGACGACTCAGTTTTGTGTCGCTGA